One part of the Augochlora pura isolate Apur16 chromosome 3, APUR_v2.2.1, whole genome shotgun sequence genome encodes these proteins:
- the Eogt gene encoding EGF-domain O-GlcNAc transferase produces MIAETLRRKCSALLVLVFAVTAIPANYSDIDLPDDHIKYYFNSFPTVEERCRNDTACPYKDSIGTKSCWGYEQDCKPENSFSVARCPGDHKGWVTTKKAQLDTFYAQGDFGYVRDQRKEMSIFCEPLFLEDSSLECSEHMRFCRARNVMINFEDLLSRKEPIRYKMDVLKEGQIGGYCTLNEKRLQANADHISPLQSWGPELRNFRMLSRPPIANGDCDIVIEKPTYIMKIDAIVNMYHHFCDFFNLYASLHVNLSHPAAFSTDNHVMIWESYSYRSAFQDTFEAFTRNPLWDLKTFRGETVCFKNLVFPLLPRMIFGLYYNTPLIYGCEKSGLFKAFGDHVLHRLRIPLHERKNQRIRITLLSRDTQYRKILNEDELVKALKENPEYKVRKVVYNKKVPFKKQLEITRNSDIFIGIHGAGLTHLMFLPDWAAVFEIYNCEDPGCYKDLARLRGVKYFTWENASKLVQQDPGTHPDGGAHAKFTNYSFDVDEFLRIVAEAKSHVRNHSEFKNFMSKRARSKRSEVKNETSAGNVKEIDAPETKEQAKLKPVVQSKDEL; encoded by the exons ATGATCGCTGAAACGCTGCGCCGCAAATGCTCCGCTCTGCTGGTCCTAGTTTTCGCGGTCACTGCCATCCCCGCCAATTACTCGGACATTGATCTGCCGGATGATCACATCAAGTATTACTTCAACTCGTTTCCCACGGTCGAGGAACGATGCCGCAACGATACCGCCTGCCCCTACAAG GACAGCATAGGAACGAAATCGTGCTGGGGTTACGAGCAGGACTGCAAACCGGAAAATTCGTTCTCGGTTGCTCGATGTCCGGGAGACCACAAAGGATGGGTGACCACGAAGAAGGCTCAATTAGACACGTTCTACGCCCAAGGCGATTTCGGGTACGTGCGCGATCAACGGAAGGAGATGTCAATCTTTTGCGAGCCGTTATTTCTG gAGGACTCGTCCTTGGAATGCTCGGAGCACATGCGATTTTGTAGAGCGAGGAACGTGATGATTAATTTCGAGGATTTGCTCAGTAGAAAAGAACCTATACGGTACAAAATGGACGTCTTAAAGGAGGGCCAAATCGGCGGATACTGCAC ATTGAACGAGAAACGACTGCAAGCCAATGCAGACCACATAAGCCCGCTGCAGTCGTGGGGTCCCGAATTGAGGAACTTCCGGATGCTATCTCGACCGCCGATCGCCAATGGCGACTGTGATATCGTGATCGAGAAGCCGACGTACATCATGAAAATTGACGCCA TAGTAAACATGTACCATCACTTTTGCgactttttcaatttgtacGCGTCATTGCACGTAAACCTATCGCACCCCGCCGCCTTCAGCACTGATAATCACGTAATGATCTGGGAAAGCTACAG TTACCGGTCCGCGTTCCAGGACACATTCGAGGCTTTCACGAGAAACCCGCTGTGGGACTTAAAAACATTTCGCGGGGAAACCGTCTGCTTCAAGAACCTCGTGTTCCCGTTGCTGCCGCGCATGATCTTCGGCCTCTATTACAATACGCCGCTG atctACGGCTGCGAGAAAAGCGGATTGTTCAAGGCGTTCGGCGATCATGTATTGCATCGACTTCGAATACCTCTTCACGAAAGAAAGAACCAGAGGATACGTATCACTCTGCTGAGCAGGGACACGCAGTATAGGAAAATTTTGAACGAGGACGAGCTGGTGAAGGCGTTGAAGGAGAATCCTGAATACAAAGTCAGAaag GTAGTATACAACAAGAAAGTTCCGTTCAAGAAGCAGTTAGAGATAACGAGAAACTCTGACATTTTTATTGGCATTCACGGAGCTGGACTGACGCATTTGATGTTCTTACCTGACTGGGCAGCTGTGTTCGAAAT ATACAACTGCGAGGATCCAGGGTGCTACAAGGACCTCGCCCGATTGCGCGGCGTGAAGTACTTCACGTGGGAGAACGCGTCGAAACTGGTGCAACAAGATCCC GGAACGCATCCAGACGGAGGAGCCCACGCGAAGTTCACGAACTACAGTTTCGACGTCGACGAGTTCCTCCGTATAGTCGCCGAGGCGAAAAGCCATGTGAGGAATCACAGCGAGTTCAAGAATTTCATGAGCAAACGAGCGCGCAGCAAGAGGTCGGAGGTGAAGAACGAAACGAGCGCGGGTAACGTGAAAGAGATCGACGCGCCGGAAACGAAAGAACAAGCGAAATTGAAGCCTGTTGTTCAATCCAAAGACGAACTATAA